In Paralcaligenes sp. KSB-10, the following are encoded in one genomic region:
- the xerD gene encoding site-specific tyrosine recombinase XerD, producing the protein MASILTFPAPASIDTFLDAVWLEDGLAENTLAAYRRDLTAFAQWLDGKTKKNLDQAQAADIQDWFAARHATSKASTANRRLAALKRYYIWALRQGRADGNPCLTLHAAKQAARFPKTLSENQVEQLLDAPDERSDLGRRDRAMLETLYATGLRVSELVNLSLLDVSLNEGVVRVIMGKGGKDRLVPLGAEASHWIDLYLQQSRPALLGRRSCNALFVTARAAAMTRQSFWLIVKKYALLADINTPLSPHVLRHAFATHLLNHGADLRVVQMLLGHADISTTQIYTHVARERLKALHAKHHPRA; encoded by the coding sequence TTGGCCAGCATCTTGACTTTTCCCGCCCCCGCTTCGATAGACACGTTCCTGGACGCCGTCTGGCTCGAAGACGGTTTGGCCGAGAACACATTGGCTGCCTACCGCCGGGATCTCACCGCCTTTGCCCAGTGGCTCGACGGCAAGACAAAAAAAAACCTCGATCAGGCCCAGGCAGCCGATATCCAGGATTGGTTTGCGGCACGCCACGCCACATCCAAGGCCAGCACGGCCAATCGACGCCTGGCGGCCTTGAAGCGCTATTACATCTGGGCCCTGCGCCAGGGACGAGCCGACGGCAACCCTTGCCTGACCCTGCATGCCGCCAAACAGGCTGCGCGCTTTCCCAAAACCCTATCGGAAAACCAGGTTGAGCAATTACTGGACGCGCCCGACGAACGCAGCGACCTCGGACGACGCGACCGGGCCATGCTCGAAACACTGTACGCCACCGGCCTGCGAGTATCCGAACTCGTCAACTTGAGTCTGCTCGACGTCAGCCTTAACGAAGGCGTGGTACGAGTCATCATGGGCAAAGGCGGCAAGGATCGCCTGGTCCCATTGGGCGCCGAGGCCTCGCACTGGATCGATCTATATCTGCAGCAGTCGCGCCCCGCGCTGCTTGGGCGCCGCAGCTGCAACGCCTTGTTCGTCACCGCCAGGGCCGCTGCCATGACACGCCAGTCGTTCTGGCTGATTGTCAAGAAATACGCCTTGCTGGCCGATATAAACACTCCGCTGTCGCCCCATGTTTTAAGGCACGCCTTTGCCACCCACCTGCTCAATCATGGCGCCGATCTGCGCGTCGTTCAAATGCTGCTGGGGCATGCCGATATCTCGACCACCCAGATTTATACTCACGTCGCGCGCGAGCGGCTCAAGGCTTTGCATGCCAAGCACCACCCGCGCGCCTGA
- a CDS encoding ABC transporter substrate-binding protein produces MKISRREFVMASGAFAASLAVSPKIALAAADLPKLKLGVGLKAMSPIVINLVIGEVLGYNKAEGFSVVAQVLGSNANVQVAVDRGEVDFGVGVPSFGLPVLAQGEWKKSINFYEYTYPYKWDIAVLPKSTINSYKDLKGKRIGVSGFGATDYPVTKNVLQSLGFDPDKDFKWVAVGGGVPAGVALERGQIDALAYYDVGFGLIEAAGLPFRLVPRPPKLPLIGGQFLETQVDRLRKNKAQVIGLGRAVCKSSNFILANPKAGALAFLRMYPEAAPRGSSQEKAVDSIYHAIDRRIKLYSPPYPGAKMGSINVKELQTEAAMNHWNISDYGPFYTNDLIDEINNFDLEKIRRQAKEYS; encoded by the coding sequence ATGAAAATTTCACGTAGAGAGTTTGTGATGGCGTCGGGGGCATTTGCCGCCAGTTTGGCGGTAAGCCCGAAAATAGCGCTGGCCGCGGCAGATTTACCGAAATTGAAGTTGGGTGTGGGCTTGAAAGCCATGAGTCCGATCGTGATTAATCTGGTCATAGGCGAAGTGCTTGGCTATAACAAGGCCGAAGGCTTTTCGGTTGTCGCTCAGGTATTGGGATCGAATGCGAACGTCCAGGTTGCGGTCGATCGCGGCGAAGTTGATTTCGGCGTTGGCGTGCCTTCGTTCGGCCTGCCGGTATTGGCGCAAGGAGAATGGAAAAAATCCATTAACTTTTATGAATACACCTATCCGTATAAATGGGATATCGCGGTCCTGCCGAAATCCACCATCAACAGCTACAAAGATCTGAAAGGCAAGCGAATAGGTGTGTCTGGGTTCGGCGCTACCGATTATCCCGTCACCAAGAACGTTCTGCAGTCGCTTGGCTTCGACCCCGACAAAGACTTCAAATGGGTTGCCGTGGGCGGCGGCGTGCCCGCGGGTGTCGCCCTGGAGCGCGGCCAAATCGATGCACTGGCCTACTATGACGTGGGATTCGGCCTGATCGAAGCCGCGGGCCTGCCGTTCAGGCTGGTGCCGCGTCCACCCAAGCTGCCGCTGATCGGCGGACAATTCCTGGAAACTCAGGTGGATCGGCTGCGAAAGAACAAGGCCCAGGTCATTGGTTTGGGCCGTGCTGTTTGCAAGTCTTCGAATTTCATTCTTGCCAATCCCAAGGCAGGAGCTCTGGCATTTCTGCGCATGTACCCGGAGGCTGCGCCGCGGGGAAGCTCACAGGAGAAGGCGGTCGATTCAATCTATCACGCCATTGACCGGCGGATAAAACTGTATTCTCCGCCTTATCCCGGCGCAAAAATGGGCAGTATCAATGTCAAAGAGCTGCAGACCGAAGCGGCAATGAATCACTGGAATATTTCCGACTATGGTCCCTTCTATACGAACGATCTGATTGATGAGATCAACAACTTCGATCTTGAAAAAATCCGTCGCCAGGCCAAGGAATACAGCTAG
- a CDS encoding PD-(D/E)XK nuclease family protein — MNAMHAPISLIDLAGLPSTETLVLTVNNRYARRMISELSAGLGAERGVMALPDILPLGAWLKQADDQLAFAPEKALPSYALDAFGARQLWQRTIAEAESNHVLLDVAQAARLAMEADRLLSEWRITVSVENETSDYQRFHVWRDLYRARLVGLDAEDGNQAYERILKAIEAGRLAAPFRILILAGFNELSPRFSSLLRGLSEQGVEIRSLQVRQVRADRIARIQASDPDSEWRLAAQWAADSLRQNPQGRYAIVAARLETDVALAHRVLREALGETQTETAAPYNVAVARALFEWPLVRAALAWLEIIATYARKKYCTPELLGQALLAGYCEADFPESSGRAMIDALWRKKARLRVSNAAFGELLAQFAPRLAQAWQALTDDAARDIGRAAVDTWVRRFRSMLQALGFPGDAALDSHAYQVMEAFDALLARLGKQAPVLGDIDFPVALGLLRQLAIETPFQPQRDPSARLDVLGFLEAEGGSWDGLWILGLSDEVLPASSKPNPFIPLAALRQANAPRATPERELQWAGDMYEALLCCAPQIWLSHPQHEGERELRPSPFIAELAAQVCTSHLPEQAPALLESLADDQGPALGAGGATKGGIGVIDTQARNPLWAFVKYRLGASQLGSYAEIADQNARGLFLHRAIELVWHMIDSQAALQRLQASARLRELVEESVRQAADECLADYGRVLKSLEVERGIKVLHAWLELELARTPFSVRDVEQTYNWSHGALELSLRLDRIDQLADGRLAIIDYKSGAARIDPKSSWMRPRPVDLQLPFYAAVLAHEDSRVAALILARLHAKQVEVKGLADGDYGFEGLGGLGDWPAFSDYSWERLMDEWRLAIESLAQEYEMGVAHNQIARPADLDYCDVLPFLRLGEEIKHVG; from the coding sequence ATGAATGCTATGCATGCTCCAATTTCTTTAATTGATCTGGCCGGCCTGCCCAGCACCGAAACGCTGGTGCTGACGGTCAACAACCGGTATGCGCGTCGCATGATTTCAGAGTTGTCCGCCGGGCTCGGGGCCGAACGCGGGGTCATGGCGCTGCCCGATATTTTGCCTTTGGGCGCCTGGCTGAAGCAGGCCGACGATCAATTGGCTTTCGCGCCCGAGAAGGCGCTGCCTTCCTATGCATTGGATGCCTTTGGCGCGCGGCAGCTATGGCAGAGAACCATTGCGGAAGCCGAGTCGAACCATGTTTTACTGGATGTGGCGCAGGCGGCGCGCCTGGCTATGGAGGCTGACCGGCTGCTGTCGGAGTGGCGCATAACCGTGAGCGTGGAGAACGAAACCAGCGATTATCAACGCTTTCATGTCTGGCGGGACCTGTACCGGGCTCGCCTGGTCGGCCTGGATGCCGAAGATGGCAACCAGGCGTACGAACGCATCCTGAAAGCCATTGAGGCAGGGCGTCTGGCAGCGCCTTTTCGTATTTTGATCCTGGCGGGTTTTAACGAGCTGTCACCGCGGTTCTCAAGTTTGCTGCGGGGTTTGTCGGAACAAGGGGTAGAGATCAGGAGCTTGCAGGTCCGGCAAGTCCGTGCCGATCGGATTGCGCGTATTCAGGCATCGGACCCGGATTCCGAATGGCGTTTGGCGGCCCAGTGGGCCGCGGACAGCTTGCGTCAGAATCCGCAAGGGCGTTATGCCATTGTCGCCGCCCGGCTCGAGACGGATGTGGCGCTGGCCCATCGGGTGTTGCGCGAGGCCCTGGGAGAGACGCAGACCGAGACTGCCGCACCTTATAACGTGGCGGTGGCCCGTGCCTTGTTCGAGTGGCCTTTGGTGCGTGCGGCTTTAGCCTGGCTGGAAATAATTGCCACCTACGCGCGAAAGAAATATTGCACGCCCGAGTTATTGGGGCAAGCGCTGCTGGCGGGGTACTGCGAGGCGGATTTTCCGGAATCGTCGGGGCGCGCCATGATCGATGCGCTGTGGCGCAAAAAAGCGCGGCTCAGGGTGTCGAATGCGGCGTTTGGCGAGTTGCTCGCTCAATTTGCGCCTCGCCTTGCGCAGGCATGGCAGGCTTTGACGGATGATGCGGCGCGCGATATCGGGCGTGCCGCCGTCGATACCTGGGTGCGGCGTTTCCGAAGCATGTTGCAAGCCTTGGGGTTCCCTGGAGACGCGGCGCTGGATAGCCATGCCTATCAGGTCATGGAGGCGTTTGATGCGTTGCTGGCTCGTTTGGGCAAGCAGGCGCCGGTACTGGGAGACATCGATTTCCCTGTCGCCTTGGGCCTGCTCAGGCAACTGGCCATCGAAACTCCATTTCAGCCGCAGCGCGACCCCTCGGCTCGCCTCGACGTTCTGGGGTTTCTCGAGGCGGAAGGAGGGAGCTGGGATGGGTTATGGATATTGGGCTTGAGCGATGAGGTCCTGCCGGCATCCTCCAAACCCAATCCGTTCATTCCGCTGGCCGCTCTGCGTCAGGCCAATGCCCCACGAGCCACGCCGGAGCGGGAATTGCAGTGGGCGGGTGATATGTATGAAGCCTTGTTGTGCTGCGCGCCGCAAATCTGGCTTAGCCATCCCCAGCACGAAGGAGAGCGTGAGCTGCGGCCGAGCCCCTTTATAGCCGAGCTTGCTGCGCAAGTGTGCACGTCGCATTTGCCCGAGCAGGCTCCCGCACTGCTCGAAAGCCTGGCCGACGATCAGGGGCCGGCGCTGGGGGCCGGCGGCGCGACCAAGGGCGGCATCGGCGTTATCGACACACAGGCGCGCAATCCCTTATGGGCGTTCGTCAAATATCGTCTGGGTGCGAGCCAGCTCGGCAGTTATGCCGAAATCGCCGATCAGAATGCGCGAGGCCTGTTTTTACACCGCGCCATTGAACTGGTGTGGCACATGATCGACAGTCAGGCTGCATTGCAGCGCTTGCAGGCAAGTGCGCGCTTGCGGGAACTGGTGGAAGAATCCGTGCGGCAGGCTGCGGATGAATGCCTGGCCGACTATGGCCGGGTTCTTAAAAGCCTGGAGGTCGAGCGCGGCATCAAGGTGTTGCACGCATGGCTTGAGCTGGAACTGGCGCGCACGCCTTTCAGCGTACGCGATGTCGAGCAAACCTACAATTGGTCGCACGGCGCCCTGGAGCTGAGCTTGCGCCTCGATCGTATCGACCAGCTTGCCGACGGGCGTCTGGCGATTATCGACTACAAGTCGGGTGCGGCGCGGATCGACCCGAAAAGCAGCTGGATGCGGCCACGGCCGGTCGACTTGCAGTTGCCGTTTTATGCGGCTGTACTGGCCCATGAAGACAGCCGGGTTGCTGCGCTGATTCTTGCCAGGCTGCATGCAAAGCAGGTCGAGGTCAAAGGCCTGGCCGATGGCGATTACGGTTTTGAAGGCTTGGGCGGCCTGGGCGATTGGCCGGCGTTTTCAGATTATTCGTGGGAGCGGTTGATGGACGAGTGGCGGCTGGCCATAGAGAGCCTGGCCCAGGAATACGAGATGGGCGTTGCACATAATCAGATTGCGCGTCCGGCCGACCTCGATTATTGCGATGTACTGCCTTTCTTGCGCTTGGGCGAGGAGATCAAGCATGTCGGTTAA
- a CDS encoding TOBE domain-containing protein — MSSPRKNPPMPEPVELTGSISFRSGTQSWGNQKRMALLDAIGQEGSITAAAKKIGLSYKAAWDAVDTMNNLAGEPLVLRNTGGQRGGGARLTARALELIQIYQTLNAEHQRFMAILAKAGRQSAHNLELIQHMMIQTSARNKLAASIRQIKSGAVNDEVILDLGKGYELVASITKESVQNLELAPGKRALAFIKASSVIVGLPGAGLRLSARNQLQGRISRIVNGAVNAEVCIELDQGSIIAAIVSLESVSSLNLKEGDPAIAIFKASSVMLGVTD; from the coding sequence ATGAGCAGCCCACGCAAAAACCCCCCGATGCCCGAACCGGTAGAACTTACTGGCTCGATTTCATTTCGTTCGGGCACCCAGAGCTGGGGAAATCAAAAGCGCATGGCCTTGCTTGACGCCATAGGCCAGGAAGGTTCGATTACGGCCGCTGCAAAAAAAATCGGCTTGAGCTACAAGGCCGCCTGGGATGCTGTCGATACCATGAACAATCTGGCCGGCGAACCCTTGGTGCTACGCAATACCGGTGGCCAGCGAGGCGGCGGCGCGCGTCTGACTGCACGTGCCCTGGAACTGATTCAAATCTACCAGACGCTCAATGCCGAGCACCAGCGTTTCATGGCTATTCTAGCCAAGGCGGGCCGGCAATCCGCCCACAACCTCGAACTGATCCAGCACATGATGATTCAAACATCCGCCCGCAACAAACTGGCAGCAAGCATCAGGCAGATCAAATCGGGGGCTGTCAACGACGAAGTGATTCTCGATCTCGGCAAGGGCTACGAGCTGGTGGCATCGATTACCAAAGAAAGCGTGCAGAACCTCGAACTCGCACCCGGCAAGCGGGCCCTGGCTTTCATCAAGGCCTCGTCGGTCATCGTCGGGCTGCCGGGCGCAGGGCTGAGGCTGTCGGCCCGCAACCAATTGCAGGGACGCATCAGCCGCATTGTCAACGGGGCCGTCAATGCCGAAGTGTGCATTGAGCTCGATCAGGGCAGTATCATTGCCGCGATAGTCTCTCTGGAAAGCGTCTCGTCTTTGAATCTGAAGGAAGGCGATCCGGCCATTGCCATCTTCAAAGCCTCCAGCGTGATGCTGGGGGTGACAGACTGA
- the modB gene encoding molybdate ABC transporter permease subunit encodes MNGYGFTVPLLLSLKVAGWATFFATVLGVGLGFGLSRWRSQWCDFVDSVLTLPMVLPPTVMGYYLLVLFGRRGWLGEVLARWGIDLVFTWQGAVMAATVVAFPMVLKSARASFQEIDPQLENAARILGVSEAALFFRVMLPLASRGIFAGVLLAFARALGEFGATLMIAGSIPGRTQTLSIAIYEAVQAGDDSLANILVLITSLTCIVVLWAASRLLPANSRKTVRRMRS; translated from the coding sequence ATGAACGGATACGGATTCACGGTCCCATTATTGCTCTCGCTCAAGGTTGCGGGCTGGGCAACTTTTTTTGCGACAGTGCTGGGTGTGGGCCTGGGTTTCGGGCTGTCTCGCTGGCGTTCGCAGTGGTGCGATTTTGTTGATTCGGTGTTGACGCTGCCCATGGTTCTGCCGCCTACGGTCATGGGCTATTACCTGCTGGTGCTGTTTGGTCGCCGCGGCTGGCTGGGCGAAGTCCTGGCCCGATGGGGCATAGACCTTGTGTTTACCTGGCAAGGGGCGGTGATGGCCGCGACGGTGGTGGCGTTTCCGATGGTGTTGAAGTCGGCGCGCGCGTCGTTTCAGGAAATCGACCCGCAGCTCGAAAACGCGGCGCGCATTCTGGGGGTAAGCGAGGCGGCGTTGTTTTTCAGGGTGATGCTGCCGCTTGCTTCACGGGGTATTTTTGCCGGTGTTCTGCTGGCATTTGCGCGTGCCCTGGGCGAATTCGGCGCAACCTTGATGATAGCGGGCAGCATTCCGGGGCGAACCCAGACCTTGTCGATCGCCATTTATGAAGCGGTACAGGCCGGCGATGATAGCCTGGCGAACATACTGGTACTGATTACCTCTTTGACGTGCATAGTGGTGCTTTGGGCCGCAAGCCGCCTTTTGCCGGCCAATTCGCGCAAAACGGTCCGTCGGATGCGTTCATGA
- a CDS encoding mandelate racemase/muconate lactonizing enzyme family protein: MKILEIREVTKPIASPIRNAYIDFSKMTSSLVAVITDVVRDGRRVVGYGFNSNGRYGQGGLIRERFMQRIADADPVSLLNDEHDNLDPDRIWSTLMTNEKPGGHGERSVAVGTIDMAVWDAVAKIAGKPLFRLLAERHKHEANPKVFVYAAGGYYYPGKDLSALRSEMRSYLDRGYNVVKMKIGGASVSDDAKRIEAVLAEIGGQAQLAVDANGRFDLDTAIDYAKMLRAYPLFWYEEAGDPLDYRLQAVLADYYPNPMATGENLFSHQDARNLLRYGGMRPDRDWLQFDCALSYGLCEYLRTLEELKIAGWSFDRCIPHGGHQMSLNIAAGLGLGGNESYPDLFQPYGGFPDGVAVENGHIVMPELPGIGFEGKQALYQEMRNLAQ, encoded by the coding sequence ATGAAAATACTTGAAATTCGTGAAGTCACCAAGCCGATCGCTTCACCGATCCGCAATGCCTATATTGATTTTTCAAAAATGACGAGCAGTCTTGTCGCCGTTATTACCGATGTGGTCAGGGACGGCAGGCGGGTTGTAGGCTACGGGTTCAATTCAAACGGCCGCTACGGGCAGGGCGGCCTGATTCGCGAGCGCTTCATGCAGCGGATAGCCGATGCCGATCCGGTGTCTTTACTGAACGATGAGCACGATAATCTGGACCCCGACCGGATATGGTCGACCTTAATGACCAACGAGAAGCCGGGTGGGCATGGTGAGCGGTCCGTGGCGGTGGGAACCATCGATATGGCGGTTTGGGATGCCGTGGCAAAAATCGCGGGCAAGCCTCTGTTTCGCTTATTGGCGGAGCGCCACAAGCATGAGGCCAACCCGAAGGTGTTCGTGTATGCGGCAGGCGGCTATTATTATCCGGGCAAGGATCTGTCGGCGCTGCGGTCAGAGATGCGCAGCTATCTGGACCGCGGCTACAACGTCGTCAAGATGAAAATTGGCGGAGCTTCCGTATCCGACGATGCGAAGCGAATAGAGGCCGTATTGGCCGAGATCGGCGGCCAGGCGCAACTGGCTGTGGATGCCAACGGACGCTTCGATCTGGATACCGCGATCGACTACGCCAAGATGCTCAGAGCCTATCCCTTGTTTTGGTACGAAGAAGCGGGGGATCCCCTCGATTACCGTCTGCAGGCCGTGCTGGCCGACTATTATCCCAATCCGATGGCGACCGGCGAAAATCTCTTCAGTCATCAGGACGCCCGCAATCTGCTGAGGTATGGCGGGATGAGGCCGGACCGGGATTGGCTGCAGTTCGATTGCGCGCTGTCGTACGGCCTTTGCGAGTACCTGCGTACGCTGGAAGAGCTGAAAATCGCCGGATGGTCTTTCGACCGATGCATTCCGCACGGTGGGCACCAGATGTCCCTGAATATTGCTGCGGGCCTGGGTTTGGGCGGCAATGAAAGTTACCCGGATCTGTTCCAGCCTTATGGCGGCTTTCCCGATGGTGTTGCGGTCGAGAACGGCCATATCGTCATGCCCGAGCTGCCAGGCATAGGGTTTGAAGGAAAGCAGGCGCTATACCAGGAGATGCGCAATCTGGCTCAATGA
- a CDS encoding SDR family NAD(P)-dependent oxidoreductase — MSAAEGGRENDESSRTRHAIVTGASSGIGAAIAQCLLAHGWRVTGLDRQETPGGPKPDGYEFERIDLSDTGAIAALFSGYRAVDALVHAAGFMRVNPVGALNMQDGEAMWRVHVLAAEAMINAMVPGMPDGGRILLVGSRTAMGAAGRSQYAATKAALLGLARSCALELASRGITVNVIAPGATETPMLHDPARQGTPPRLPPIGRFIQPREIAELAAYLLGPFGAAITGQQITICGGSSL; from the coding sequence GTGAGCGCAGCAGAAGGAGGGCGCGAAAATGACGAATCCTCCAGAACCAGGCATGCCATTGTCACCGGAGCCAGTTCGGGAATAGGCGCGGCCATAGCCCAGTGTCTGCTTGCGCACGGCTGGCGGGTTACCGGGCTTGACCGTCAGGAAACTCCTGGCGGGCCTAAGCCCGATGGCTATGAGTTTGAACGCATCGACCTTTCCGACACCGGCGCTATCGCCGCTTTGTTCTCCGGATATCGGGCCGTCGATGCATTAGTCCATGCCGCCGGCTTTATGCGTGTCAATCCGGTCGGTGCGTTGAACATGCAAGATGGCGAAGCCATGTGGCGTGTTCACGTCCTGGCTGCCGAAGCCATGATCAACGCAATGGTTCCAGGTATGCCCGATGGAGGAAGAATCCTATTGGTAGGAAGCAGAACCGCGATGGGAGCGGCGGGCCGCAGCCAGTATGCGGCGACCAAGGCGGCCTTGCTTGGACTGGCCCGGTCCTGTGCCCTGGAGTTGGCTTCCCGAGGCATTACGGTTAATGTAATCGCTCCGGGAGCCACTGAAACACCTATGCTGCACGACCCCGCTCGCCAAGGGACCCCCCCAAGGCTGCCGCCGATCGGGCGATTCATCCAGCCGCGCGAGATAGCGGAGTTGGCGGCTTATTTATTGGGCCCGTTCGGCGCAGCGATTACGGGTCAACAAATTACCATTTGTGGAGGAAGCTCTCTTTGA
- the modA gene encoding molybdate ABC transporter substrate-binding protein: protein MALSALLCMPAASADELVISAAASLTNAFKAVAQKFESQNPGVHVLLSFGASDVVLQQIINGAPADIFASADQKSMDKAVAAKVVDPASRRDFARNEVVLIVPADSTLGLHSAKDLTKAGVKRVTYGNPASVPVGRYTQAALKRVELWEPLQGKAVLAQNVRQALDYVARDEVDAGFVFATDAAIMPDKVKVLQSLATPEPVLYPIALTVREHRSSHAQAFLKFVLSSEGQAILARYGFRKP from the coding sequence ATGGCCTTGAGTGCCCTGCTTTGCATGCCGGCCGCGTCGGCCGATGAACTGGTGATATCGGCAGCGGCGAGCTTGACCAATGCATTCAAGGCAGTGGCCCAGAAATTCGAAAGCCAGAATCCCGGCGTGCATGTGCTGCTGAGTTTCGGCGCGTCGGACGTAGTCTTGCAGCAGATCATCAACGGGGCCCCGGCCGACATATTTGCCTCCGCGGATCAGAAATCCATGGACAAGGCGGTTGCCGCCAAAGTCGTCGATCCGGCTTCACGGCGCGATTTTGCACGCAATGAAGTGGTCTTGATTGTGCCGGCCGATAGCACGCTGGGCTTGCATTCGGCCAAGGATTTGACCAAGGCCGGCGTCAAGCGTGTGACCTATGGCAATCCGGCTTCGGTGCCGGTGGGGCGTTATACCCAGGCGGCGCTGAAGAGGGTGGAATTGTGGGAACCTTTGCAAGGCAAGGCGGTGCTGGCGCAAAACGTGCGCCAGGCGCTGGATTATGTAGCGCGCGATGAGGTGGACGCGGGCTTTGTGTTTGCCACCGATGCGGCCATCATGCCCGACAAGGTCAAGGTGCTTCAGTCCCTGGCCACGCCCGAGCCGGTACTGTATCCGATTGCCCTGACTGTGCGCGAACATCGCAGCTCCCATGCGCAGGCGTTCCTCAAGTTCGTATTGTCTTCCGAAGGCCAGGCGATTTTAGCGCGCTATGGATTCAGGAAGCCATGA
- a CDS encoding sulfate/molybdate ABC transporter ATP-binding protein, with translation MSISIQIARRLLAGDREFSLDVAFDTDQRRIALFGPSGAGKTLTLQSIAGLMRPDSGRIVLNGRTLFDSDKQLCLMPQARRVAYLFQDYGLFPHLTVLQNICFGLSRGWRNPGRRIVPEAAGKWIAAFELEAIIHSYPAEISGGQKQRVALARALAVEPEILLLDEPLAALDATLRKKMRIELSALQRRLDIPMIVITHDPDDVRELADHVYEIRDGKITGSASPLELLARSV, from the coding sequence ATGAGCATCAGCATTCAAATTGCCCGTCGGCTCCTTGCCGGCGATCGCGAATTCTCGCTGGATGTGGCCTTCGACACAGACCAGCGCCGGATCGCCCTTTTTGGTCCGTCCGGGGCCGGGAAAACTTTAACGCTGCAATCGATAGCGGGTTTGATGCGGCCCGATAGCGGACGTATCGTTCTCAACGGCAGGACGCTTTTCGATTCGGACAAGCAGCTTTGCCTGATGCCTCAGGCACGCAGGGTAGCGTATTTGTTTCAGGACTATGGCTTGTTTCCGCACTTGACTGTGCTGCAGAACATTTGCTTTGGCCTGAGCCGCGGCTGGCGCAATCCCGGGCGCCGTATCGTTCCGGAGGCGGCCGGCAAGTGGATAGCGGCCTTTGAGCTGGAGGCCATTATTCACAGCTATCCGGCGGAAATATCGGGTGGGCAAAAGCAGCGGGTGGCGCTGGCGCGTGCGCTTGCCGTCGAGCCCGAGATATTGCTGCTCGATGAACCCCTGGCTGCGCTGGACGCCACTTTACGGAAGAAAATGCGCATCGAGCTGTCGGCTTTGCAGCGGCGGCTCGATATACCCATGATAGTCATCACGCACGATCCGGACGATGTGCGGGAATTGGCCGATCATGTCTACGAAATCCGGGATGGAAAAATCACAGGCTCGGCCAGCCCTTTGGAATTGCTTGCGCGCAGCGTGTAA
- a CDS encoding aminoacyl-tRNA deacylase, producing MSKAKHVSETPATQFLKKNGVAFAEHSYEYIDHGGAPEAARQLGIDPHAMAKTLIMEDEHGHPLVVLMHGDCEVSTKNLARQIGVKKVGPCAPDIAQKHSGYQVGGTSPFATRKKMPVWVEASLLDYPTIYLNGGRRGYIISLPSDTLARLLQAKPVQVNLPKG from the coding sequence ATGTCCAAAGCCAAACACGTCTCGGAAACCCCGGCCACGCAATTCCTGAAAAAAAATGGCGTTGCCTTCGCCGAGCACTCTTACGAATATATCGATCACGGCGGAGCGCCGGAAGCCGCCAGACAATTGGGCATCGACCCGCACGCCATGGCCAAGACCCTGATCATGGAAGATGAACACGGCCACCCCCTGGTTGTTCTCATGCATGGCGATTGCGAGGTGTCGACCAAAAATCTGGCGCGCCAGATCGGTGTCAAAAAAGTCGGCCCCTGCGCACCCGACATTGCGCAAAAGCATTCGGGCTACCAGGTAGGCGGCACTTCGCCCTTTGCCACGCGCAAGAAAATGCCGGTCTGGGTGGAAGCCAGCCTGCTCGATTATCCGACGATCTATCTGAACGGCGGGCGCCGCGGCTATATCATCAGCCTGCCCTCGGACACCCTGGCCCGCCTGCTGCAAGCCAAACCGGTACAGGTCAATCTGCCCAAAGGCTGA